From Candidatus Rubrimentiphilum sp., one genomic window encodes:
- the dacB gene encoding D-alanyl-D-alanine carboxypeptidase/D-alanyl-D-alanine-endopeptidase, translating to MKRTLILLAFCCSVSPALAAPAKAKPSLASAIQAIVNRYPNSQFGVAIYDLDARKTIYDLNAQRFFVAASTTKLLTEGTTLALLGPDYRFRTNVYRNGPIDASGTLQGDVILQASGDPNLSGRIQLDGTMAFENEDHSYDGSPDTKAVPGNPLAVINDLAAQIAARGIKKVTGQVIVDDALFPGGYPESGTGVIVSSIVVNDNIVDVTVSPGTRPGDPVTIAVSPQTPYAVFINKATTGAAGSDRNISVPDGVADAAGMRTVTITGSLPAGSPPILYAYDVPSPRRFAEVALTTALQNASVAIGPSAGGTAANAASEVDANIIATHLSPPLSQDVKVTLKVSDNLHASMMPYLWSPKHTLRAGFDLERAFFQRAGLDPGEIVQNDGLGGNAFIQPQFMVKYLAYLRTQPFFETLYSSLPVLGMDGTLFNIANNSPARGKVHAKTGTWGVGDALNQRAMVTGKGLAGYMTTASGRHIAFCFYLNNLAVPHGQDSSRVAGQINGELATAAYLYVP from the coding sequence ATGAAGCGCACCCTCATTCTGCTGGCATTTTGCTGCTCCGTGTCGCCCGCTTTGGCAGCGCCGGCCAAAGCCAAGCCCTCGCTCGCGAGCGCAATTCAAGCCATCGTTAACCGCTATCCCAACTCGCAATTCGGAGTCGCGATCTACGATCTGGATGCTCGCAAAACCATCTACGATCTCAACGCGCAGCGTTTCTTCGTTGCGGCGTCAACGACGAAGTTGCTGACCGAAGGCACGACGCTTGCGCTTCTCGGTCCGGACTACCGATTTCGTACGAATGTGTACCGTAACGGCCCGATCGATGCGAGCGGCACGCTGCAAGGCGACGTTATTCTGCAGGCATCCGGCGATCCGAACCTGTCGGGCCGAATTCAGCTGGACGGCACGATGGCTTTCGAAAACGAGGATCATTCCTACGACGGATCGCCCGACACCAAAGCTGTGCCTGGCAATCCGCTGGCGGTCATCAACGATCTCGCTGCGCAGATCGCCGCGCGCGGCATCAAGAAAGTTACCGGACAGGTTATCGTCGATGACGCCCTGTTTCCGGGAGGCTATCCGGAGTCGGGAACGGGCGTCATTGTCTCTTCAATTGTCGTCAACGACAATATTGTGGACGTGACCGTCAGTCCGGGCACGCGACCCGGCGATCCGGTAACCATCGCGGTTTCACCGCAAACGCCGTACGCGGTCTTCATTAATAAAGCGACAACCGGTGCGGCGGGCAGCGATCGCAACATCTCCGTTCCCGACGGTGTCGCCGACGCAGCCGGCATGAGGACGGTAACGATAACCGGTTCGTTGCCCGCCGGCTCTCCGCCGATTCTCTATGCGTACGACGTCCCGTCGCCGCGTCGATTTGCCGAAGTTGCCTTAACGACGGCGTTGCAGAACGCTAGCGTCGCGATCGGCCCGAGTGCCGGCGGGACCGCGGCGAACGCTGCTTCAGAAGTAGATGCCAACATCATCGCAACGCATCTTTCGCCGCCGTTGAGCCAAGACGTCAAAGTGACGCTCAAGGTCAGCGACAACTTGCACGCGTCTATGATGCCGTATTTATGGTCCCCAAAACACACGCTACGCGCGGGTTTTGATCTCGAGCGCGCTTTCTTTCAGCGAGCCGGATTGGATCCGGGCGAAATCGTCCAGAACGACGGCTTAGGCGGCAATGCGTTTATTCAACCGCAGTTCATGGTGAAGTACTTGGCATATCTGCGAACGCAGCCGTTCTTTGAGACGCTCTACAGCTCGCTGCCGGTGTTGGGCATGGATGGCACGCTCTTCAACATCGCCAATAACTCGCCGGCCCGCGGCAAAGTTCATGCGAAGACCGGTACCTGGGGCGTCGGCGACGCGCTCAATCAACGCGCGATGGTTACGGGTAAGGGGCTCGCGGGCTACATGACAACCGCTTCGGGGCGGCACATCGCGTTTTGTTTCTATTTAAACAACTTGGCGGTACCGCACGGCCAAGACTCGAGTCGAGTCGCCGGTCAAATCAAC